A genomic stretch from Mycobacterium malmoense includes:
- a CDS encoding YceD family protein: MTRQHSRSWIRGAAPRSAAPMTVDITRLGRRPGAMVTLRDTVPSPSRIGLQMIAIDRGAPLELDLRVESVSEGVLVTGTVAAPTVGECARCLIEVNGRVQVGLTELFAYPDSATEATTEDDEVGHIVNDTIDLEQPIIDAVALDLPFSPVCRPDCPGLCPECGVRLAAEPGHHHDRIDPRWAKLAEMLDPRPDTSRGKW, from the coding sequence ATGACGCGGCAGCACAGCAGATCATGGATCCGGGGCGCAGCGCCACGGTCAGCCGCGCCGATGACGGTCGACATCACGCGGCTCGGGCGGCGCCCGGGAGCGATGGTCACCCTCCGTGACACCGTGCCCAGCCCGTCGCGCATCGGACTGCAGATGATCGCGATCGACCGGGGCGCCCCGCTGGAACTGGACTTGCGGGTCGAGTCGGTGTCCGAAGGGGTGTTGGTGACCGGGACGGTGGCCGCGCCCACCGTCGGCGAATGCGCCCGTTGCCTGATCGAGGTCAACGGGCGCGTGCAAGTCGGGTTGACCGAGCTGTTCGCGTACCCGGACAGCGCGACCGAGGCGACCACCGAGGACGACGAGGTCGGTCACATCGTCAACGACACCATCGACCTCGAGCAGCCGATCATCGACGCCGTCGCGCTGGACCTGCCGTTCTCGCCGGTGTGCCGGCCGGATTGCCCGGGGTTGTGCCCGGAGTGCGGCGTTCGGCTCGCCGCCGAGCCCGGCCATCACCATGACCGCATCGATCCGCGGTGGGCTAAGTTGGCCG
- the sepIVA gene encoding cell division protein SepIVA, whose amino-acid sequence MYRVFEALDELGAIVEEARGVPMTAGCVVPRGDVLELIDDIKDAIPGELDDAQDVLDARDSMLQDAKAHAESMVSSATTESESTLNHARAEADRLLSDAKAQADRMVSEARQHSERMVGEAREESIRIATAAKREYEASVGRAQAECDRLIENGNISYEKAVQEGIKEQQRLVSQNEVVQAANAEATRLIDTAHAEADRLRGECDVYVDNKLAEFEEFLNGTLRSVGRGRHQLRTAAGTHDYATR is encoded by the coding sequence GTGTACCGAGTTTTTGAAGCGCTGGACGAATTGGGCGCCATCGTCGAAGAAGCGCGTGGCGTGCCGATGACGGCCGGCTGCGTCGTGCCCCGCGGTGACGTGCTGGAGCTGATCGACGACATCAAAGATGCGATCCCCGGCGAGCTGGACGACGCCCAGGACGTGCTCGACGCGCGTGACTCGATGCTGCAGGACGCCAAGGCGCACGCCGAGTCCATGGTCTCCTCGGCGACCACCGAGTCGGAGTCGACGCTCAACCACGCCCGGGCCGAGGCCGACCGGCTCCTTTCCGACGCGAAAGCGCAGGCCGACCGGATGGTGAGCGAGGCCCGCCAGCACAGCGAACGGATGGTCGGCGAGGCTCGCGAGGAGTCGATTCGCATCGCCACGGCGGCGAAACGCGAGTACGAGGCCAGCGTCGGCCGCGCCCAGGCCGAATGCGACCGGCTGATCGAAAACGGCAACATCTCCTACGAGAAGGCCGTGCAGGAGGGCATCAAGGAGCAGCAGCGTCTGGTGTCGCAAAACGAGGTGGTGCAGGCCGCCAACGCCGAAGCCACCCGTCTCATCGATACGGCGCACGCCGAGGCCGACCGGCTGCGCGGTGAATGCGACGTCTACGTCGACAACAAGCTCGCCGAATTCGAGGAGTTCCTCAACGGCACACTGCGGTCCGTGGGCCGCGGGCGCCACCAGCTGAGGACGGCGGCCGGCACGCACGATTACGCGACGCGCTAG
- a CDS encoding thioesterase II family protein has product MNRPTDRSAGDANSAAPTLYIFPHAGGSATYYVPFAKAFSTDIKRVAVQYPGRQDRGLTELTSIPALADEIFTMMAPSAQARGPVAFFGHSMGGLLAFEVALRFQSAGHPVAALFVSSCAAPGHIRYQQLQGSDHDILNLVAQVTGTKPELLANDEFASTILPTLQSVRAIAGYTRPPDVMVSCPIHAFVGDNDIIVADENMMAWSDRTTGEFSIRVFPGHHFYLNSNLPALVKDIEDRTLDRCGRA; this is encoded by the coding sequence GTGAACCGGCCCACCGACCGAAGCGCGGGCGACGCAAATTCGGCCGCACCCACGCTCTATATATTTCCGCACGCCGGCGGGTCCGCTACCTATTACGTCCCGTTTGCCAAGGCATTCTCCACGGATATCAAGCGGGTCGCCGTCCAGTACCCGGGGCGGCAAGATCGGGGCCTGACGGAGCTCACCAGCATTCCCGCCCTGGCCGACGAAATCTTCACCATGATGGCGCCGTCCGCTCAGGCTCGAGGACCGGTGGCCTTTTTCGGCCACAGCATGGGCGGGCTGCTGGCCTTTGAGGTGGCGCTGAGGTTTCAATCGGCCGGACACCCGGTCGCCGCCCTCTTCGTGTCGTCCTGCGCGGCGCCGGGTCATATCCGGTACCAGCAACTACAGGGATCCGATCACGACATCTTGAATCTGGTCGCCCAGGTGACCGGCACAAAGCCCGAGCTCTTGGCCAACGACGAATTCGCCTCGACGATTTTGCCCACCTTGCAAAGCGTCCGGGCCATTGCGGGTTACACCCGGCCACCCGACGTCATGGTTTCGTGCCCGATCCACGCATTCGTCGGCGATAACGACATCATTGTGGCCGACGAGAACATGATGGCCTGGTCCGACCGCACCACGGGCGAGTTCTCCATCCGGGTATTCCCCGGGCATCATTTCTACCTCAACAGCAATTTGCCGGCGCTGGTGAAAGACATCGAGGACAGGACTCTCGACCGGTGCGGCCGGGCTTAG